TTTATCAAATTTATTGATAGCAATGATGTCTGCAAAATCAAGCATATCAATTTTTTCAAGTTGAGTTGCAGCACCATATTCCGGAGTCATAATATACATAGTGACATCAGAATGATCTACTATCTCCGTATCAGACTGACCAATTCCGGATGTTTCGAGAATGATAAGGTCAAACTGACCACCTTTTAATATCCTGACTGCGTCTCTGACATATTTTGATAGAGCCAGATTGGATTGCCGGGTAGCCAGAGACCTCATATAAATACGATCATTATTGATAGCATTCATGCGAATGCGGTCTCCTAATAAAGCACCTCCTGTTTTTCTTTTGGAAGGGTCAACGGATACAATGGCAATTCTTTTATCTTTAAAATCCAGTAAAAATCGTCTTACCAATTCGTCCACCATACTTGATTTGCCGGATCCTCCTGTACCTGTAATTCCCAAAACAGGAATATTTACAGTCCCGGGCTGAAGGGCATCGAGCCATTTTCTGTTCAAATCCGGAAAATTTTCAGCAGCAGAAATCAGTCTGGCGAAGTTTTTTGATTCATTATCATTCAGATGTTCTATTTCTCCGTTTAGAATGTTACCTACCGGGAAATCACAATGTCTCAGGAGATCATTAATCATTCCCTGCAAACCCATATTTCTGCCATCATCCGGTGAATAAATTTTTGTGATACCGTAAGATTGTAGCTCGGCTATCTCAGAAGGCAGAATGGTACCCCCACCACCGCCAAAAATTTTGATGTGTCCGCAACCTTTTTCATCTAACAGATCATGTATATACCTGAAAAACTCGTTATGTCCTCCCTGATAAGATGTAATCGCAATGCCCTGTACGTCTTCCTGAATGGCCGTATCCACTATCTCTTGTGCCGAACGGTTGTGTCCGAGATGGATAATCTCTGCTCCGGAACGCTGCATGATACGGCGCATGATGTTGATGGCGGCATCATGTCCGTCGAAAAGCGAAGCTGCTGTAACAATTCTGATCTTATTTATTGGATGATATATTTCTGTTTCCTGCATGTGGCTGCTATTTGATTAGATCTGCGTGCAAAGTTAAGAAAAAGTCGGCATATTGCTTAAGTCATTTTGAATTTGGTATGTATAACAGAATACACTTTATGGCTTAATATTTTAAATTTTCCCAAAAAAATGATTCTCATTAATATAAATTGCCACATGGCTTTAGCCAGTGGTATTAAGTTGCAGCTTTTTTTGGCTTTAGCCAAACTGCAATAACTTTTTGGCTAAAGCCGAACAAAGTTAAAATATTTACACCACCGGCTAAAGCCAGTGGCAATTGAATATCTATCGATTGCTCAAAATTTTATTAACCTTAATGTCGGGCCACTTGACTTCAGATTAACGTAATAATGGGCCATTTGACTTCAGTCAAGAAGTAAAAGTGTTCAATAAGAAGAGTTAATTAAGTTGACTGAAAGTACATAACAATTGAATAAATTCAATTGGCCCGGCAAGTGATTGCATTAAACTTTCAGTTTAATCTACTTTAATTTCTGTCAATTTTAAATAAATGATTTCGGCAGTTCTATTCCAATCAAAATAGTGGACTCTTTCCAACCCTTTTTCTATCAGCTTTTGTCTCAATAGATTATCGGATATTCCTTTACTGATTGCTTCAGCGATATCAGCAATGTCAAAGGGATTACATAAGATTGCCGCATCTCCTGCTACTTCCGGCATAGAAGAAACGGAAGACGAAACGACAGGAACACCGGCAGCCATTGCTTCAATTAAAGGTATGCCGAATCCTTCAAAAAGAGAGACATACACCATCAGATCGGCTGCACCCAGTACCTTTTTTTTGTCATTATCGTCTATCATCCCAATATGTAAAACATCCGGCGTATCTTTAATGAAATACTCAATTTCTTCTGATTTCCAGGCCATTCTTCCTGCCAATACCAGTTTATAATCTGATTTATGTTGCTTTTTGAAAACTTTAAACGCTTCAATCAGTCGAATTATATTTTTTCTGGGATGAAGTGAACCGAGATAAAATATGTATGGATGACCACCTGTCAACTTTGCTTTTACCTTAATTTTTACCTCATCCGATAAGGGGTGTAATTTTAAATCTGCAGCATTATACCCAATTGAAATTTTAGATGGGTCCGTTCCGAATTGTCGGATGATATCACTTTTTGTGGCTTCCGATACTGCAATGATATGTTTTGCTTTTTGATGGTATTTTGGAAAAAAATGTCGATAATGGAATAAAGGAGTAGAAGGAATATGCTCCGGATAATGAATATATGCCAAATCATGACATACAAGCAAAGTTGGAACTCTGGTATTAAGGCTCAAATATGTATCACCTGAATATAATACGTCTATCTTATACTTCTTTAAATAAAAAGGTAGCAGATATTCAAACCAAATATGCCATAATATAAAATGTCTGGCTTGAAGCGGGATAACAATACAATGCACATTTTCCGGAAAAACAAATGCCGGATGTACCTTTCTGTCAAAAAAGAGATAAAATTGATCCTCAGGATGTACAGACGCCATTCTGAATGTAGTCTCGTAAATATATCGTTGAATACCTTCAAACTTATCACTTGTCAGAAGCCTCGCATTAACACCTATATTCATTTTATGCTGTCGTAAATGTCTGCAAAAGTAATCTTTAAGGTGAGTTCGATAAAATTTTGTCCTGATTATTGCATTTTTTGGTAATCATTAAGCACAGCGAAATGCCAAAATCAGACTCTGTTTGCATTTTAGACCAGAAGTTGAAACCCCCGGGGCTAAAAATATTGTACACCATCCGGGGTATTTTATATGAATTTCTGCCATAAATTTTGCATAATTTATTGTTAATCAATTCATTATTTACCGTGTTCATGTAAACTTTAAACATCAGTGATCAAGGATGGTTATAAAAATATCAAAAAATATCAAACACTGAATGCTTTTTGTAGTTTTGTCATTGGATACAAAATTCATATTTAATGAAAACAGACATTTTGGTGATTGGAGCAGGTGTTGCAGGATTTTCTTTTGCCATCAGAATGGCAGAAAAAAGACCGGATCTAACGATTACGGTATTAACCAAAACGAATGAAAAAGAAAGTAATACCAGTTATGCCCAGGGAGGTGTAGCGGCTGTGTGGGATAAAGATATTGATAATTTCAAAAAACATATTGAAGATACGCTGGATGCAGGGGACGGTATTTGTGACCCCGAAATAGTTAAAATTGTAGTCAAAGAAGGCCCCGAAAGAGTGAAAGAAATCATTGAATGGGGAGCCCGATTTGATAAAAATAATCAAGGCACTTATGATCTGGGAAGAGAAGGCGGACACTCTGAAAACCGCATCCTGCATTATAAGGACATCACGGGTTGGGAGATTCAACGGACACTGAATGAAAAAGCAAAACAATATCCCAATATAATATTTTATGAACATTACTTTGCAATTGATATCATTACACAACATCATTTGGGTAGGAATATAACCAGACTTACTCCCGATATAGAATGTTATGGTGCTTACGTGCTGAATAAACACAGCAAAGAAATTGAAACTATTCTATCTAAAGTGACTGTTTTGGCTACCGGCGGTGCAGGTCAGGTATATAAAGCAACAACTAATCCCGTTATTGCAACAGGTGACGGTATAGCCATGTTGTACAGAGCCAAAGGAAGAGCAGCAAACATGGAGTTCATCCAGTTTCACCCAACATCATTGTATAATCCTGCAGGAGAAAACCCCGCATTTTTGGTCTCTGAAGCGGTAAGAGGTTTTGGCGGAATCCTAAGAACTACGGACGGCCAAGAGTTTATGCATAAATATGATACCAGATTATCCCTCGCCCCGCGTGATATTGTAGCACGAGCCATTGACAATGAAATGAAGATACGTGGAGACGAGTTTGTCTATCTGGATTGCACACATCTTGATCCGGTTGCATTTTATAATCATTTTCCTAATATTACCGATAAATGCAAAAGTATCGGAATAGACCCGTCAAAAGATTACATTCCGGTCGTTCCTGCATGTCATTACTTGTGCGGTGGTGTTGTAACTGATAAAATGGGAAGAACTTCCATCCGGAATTTATATGCAGCAGGAGAATGTACCAATACAGGTTTGCATGGTGCAAACCGGCTGGCTTCCAACTCTTTGCTGGAGGGGCTTGTATTTGCCGACCGTATTCATTTGGATATTCTAAAAAGTATAGATAATCTTTCGATCAGAACCGGTATTCCGGAATGGAATGCAGAAGGTACAACTGAGCCTAATGAAATGGTCCTCATTACCCAGAGTCTGAAAGAACTGAAAGAAATCATGAGCAGCTATGTAGGTATTGTCCGTACGGATGTAAGGCTGAAAAGAGCATTGGACAGGTTACATTTATTGTATAGTGAAACAGAATTGTTATACCATACAACCGTCCTTTCTCCACAATTATGTGAATTGCGGAATCTGATAACGATCGCTTATCTGATTACCAGGGCTGCTCAGATGAGAAAAGAAAGTCGCGGGTTGCATTACAATACCGATTATCCTGATAAGTTTGACTTTATAGAAACCAGTTGGCTGTAACTTGAAATTTTTTCAAAATGAACGAAGATCAAAAACATAAGCATAAATCAGTTTTTACAGAATGGTTGGAAAAGCTCCAACAGGAATCGTGGCAACTTGAATTATTAATATCAGGATTTGCGATATTTGGAATTTATGCTTCAAGGTCCGGTATTCATGAATTAATCTTGTATAGTGAAAATGAAGTTTTCGGTGAAGTGGGTGCTATTGTAGATATCATTATTTTTATTCTTCAAAAAGGGTGGTTTATTTTCTTTTTTAATCTTTTGGCTCATGTCATTTTGAGGGGACTATGGATCGGAGCAATTGGACTTCGTTATGTTTCTCAGGATATTGATTATGATTCTTTCAGGTATTCAGACAGGTTTACAGATTATCTGAAAAAAAGAGTAGGAAGTTATGACGATTTTATTGAAAGGCTGGAAAAAATATGCAGCGTCATTTTTGCATATACATTTTTACTTTTTTTGCTTTTCACTTCCTTTATGATTTTTATTATTCAGATATTATTGATTGCTACTTTAATTCAGAAAACCAGCGGAAGTTTTCAATCACAGGCTTTAACCGGTTTTATAATAATTGCATACTTTTTTCTTGGCTCAGTTGTTTTCTTTGATCTGATAACTTTAGGGGGTCTGAAACGAGTCAGAGAGAATTCCATTTCTAAAATATATTTCTACATATACAAATATTTTAGTTATGCTACTTTATCTTTTTTATATCGCCCCTTATTGTACAATTTTATTGATCACAAATATACCCGCAGACTTTTTTTCCTCTCCATCCCTTATATTTTAATTATTCTGATAGGAGGTAATTTCCTTTCCAATCATCCTATTCCCTATATACCTGAAAACACACCCGAAAGCATTTCGGATAAATTTGTAAATGATATATATTACGATGATCTCAGAAACAGACGCATGGACGAATTTCCAAATGAAGAAAGAAACATTCAGAAAAAGAGAATTGATATCATTTCAATGGAACAATTTGAGATAACAAAACCAATTACTTCATTTTTTATCAGATTAGATAACAGATACAATGTGTTATTGGAAAAAGAAAAACATATTACTCCTTATTACAAAAAAGGGCTTTCTTTTAGTTTGTTCGGCCAGGATATCGTAAATGATCCTGAAATTGAAAAAATTGAAAAGTTAAAATCTTCTGAAATAGTAGACCTGTATGATAAAAGAAGATTGATCAATAAAGAAATTAAATCCGGGAACCGATCGGAAGATACACTAAAAAGAGACTCTCTAACCTTATTAATTAATTCAAGGGAAAAATATTGGAAAAACATTATTGAAGAAGCTAAAAAAAATAAAATTGACGAAATTTTAAAAGCTTATTTATCAATTATAAATGTCAAAATTGATTCTACAGAATTATTATTGAATGATTGTTACTTTGCAAAACATCCTAATAATAGTGAACGAGGGATACGCTGTTATATTAATACAGATTCCCTCCAAGTTGGGCATCATATTTTAGAGTTTAGTAGAAAATACCTGACACAAGGTGATCTTTTAAGAGAAAATACAATATATTTACCTTTTATAAAACAATAAAACCAACAAAATTATGGATTTACAAAACAACTGGCTTAAATACGGCATCATATATGCGGCCATCAGCATTTTAATCTCATTGATTAGTTTTTATGTGTATCAAATAGGAATCTGGACAATGATGTTGGTGTCATTTGTTATCATGATTATTATTTTTATAGCTGCTGCCAAAGCTGAAAAAAGCCTAAATGACGGAATTCTTCCTTACGGAAAAGCATTAAAATTAACCTTTCTGACCGGTTTTGTTGGATTTCTTATTGCGAGTGTGTTTTCTATTATCCTTACCACACTAATTGATCCTTCTGTAGTAGATGTTATCAGAGAACAGGCACTTGAATCTTCCAGGTCTTTGATGGAAAAACTTGGAACTCCTGAAGATGTTATCAGTGAAGCAATGGACAAAGCAGAAGAAGATTTTGATAATCGATTTACGGTAACGGGACAGTTATTAAATATTCTGACAAGTTCTATATTCGTATTAATCATTGCAGCGATAGTATCCATTTTTGTTAAAAAGGATGAGCAGTTTGCTTAAA
The genomic region above belongs to Saprospiraceae bacterium and contains:
- the nadB gene encoding L-aspartate oxidase, yielding MKTDILVIGAGVAGFSFAIRMAEKRPDLTITVLTKTNEKESNTSYAQGGVAAVWDKDIDNFKKHIEDTLDAGDGICDPEIVKIVVKEGPERVKEIIEWGARFDKNNQGTYDLGREGGHSENRILHYKDITGWEIQRTLNEKAKQYPNIIFYEHYFAIDIITQHHLGRNITRLTPDIECYGAYVLNKHSKEIETILSKVTVLATGGAGQVYKATTNPVIATGDGIAMLYRAKGRAANMEFIQFHPTSLYNPAGENPAFLVSEAVRGFGGILRTTDGQEFMHKYDTRLSLAPRDIVARAIDNEMKIRGDEFVYLDCTHLDPVAFYNHFPNITDKCKSIGIDPSKDYIPVVPACHYLCGGVVTDKMGRTSIRNLYAAGECTNTGLHGANRLASNSLLEGLVFADRIHLDILKSIDNLSIRTGIPEWNAEGTTEPNEMVLITQSLKELKEIMSSYVGIVRTDVRLKRALDRLHLLYSETELLYHTTVLSPQLCELRNLITIAYLITRAAQMRKESRGLHYNTDYPDKFDFIETSWL
- a CDS encoding glycosyltransferase family 4 protein — translated: MNIGVNARLLTSDKFEGIQRYIYETTFRMASVHPEDQFYLFFDRKVHPAFVFPENVHCIVIPLQARHFILWHIWFEYLLPFYLKKYKIDVLYSGDTYLSLNTRVPTLLVCHDLAYIHYPEHIPSTPLFHYRHFFPKYHQKAKHIIAVSEATKSDIIRQFGTDPSKISIGYNAADLKLHPLSDEVKIKVKAKLTGGHPYIFYLGSLHPRKNIIRLIEAFKVFKKQHKSDYKLVLAGRMAWKSEEIEYFIKDTPDVLHIGMIDDNDKKKVLGAADLMVYVSLFEGFGIPLIEAMAAGVPVVSSSVSSMPEVAGDAAILCNPFDIADIAEAISKGISDNLLRQKLIEKGLERVHYFDWNRTAEIIYLKLTEIKVD
- a CDS encoding DUF4199 domain-containing protein, coding for MDLQNNWLKYGIIYAAISILISLISFYVYQIGIWTMMLVSFVIMIIIFIAAAKAEKSLNDGILPYGKALKLTFLTGFVGFLIASVFSIILTTLIDPSVVDVIREQALESSRSLMEKLGTPEDVISEAMDKAEEDFDNRFTVTGQLLNILTSSIFVLIIAAIVSIFVKKDEQFA